The following are encoded in a window of Impatiens glandulifera chromosome 5, dImpGla2.1, whole genome shotgun sequence genomic DNA:
- the LOC124938029 gene encoding GPI-anchored protein LLG1, with product MRQSYSSSCGLCSSSSLTCLSIFLFLFIGGPAVCVSNSLSDDIFDDQASIGRNLLQAKQACSVNFEFQNYTIITSKCKGPQYPANLCCSAFKEFACPFSAELNDLSNDCASTMFSYINLYGKYPPGLFASQCREGKQGLACDAQPPSQTANLNDNGITIYLPSSITSLLLLHAFLFFFFFQLI from the exons ATGAGGCAAAGTTACAGTAGTAGTTGCGGCTTGTGTTCGTCTTCTTCCCTCACATGTCTTTCTATTTTTCTCTTCCTCTTTATCGGCGGACCAGCTGTTTGTGTTTCCAATTCACTTTCAG ATGATATATTTGACGATCAAGCTTCTATTGGTCGGAATCTTCTTCAAGCCAAACAAG CTTGCTCTGTAAACTTTGAGTTTCAGAACTATACAATCATAACTAGCAAGTGTAAAGGACCACAATACCCAGCAAATCTTTGCTGTTCGGCCTTTAAAGAATTTGCCTGCCCATTTAGTGCTGAGCTGAATGACTTGAGCAATGATTGTGCCTCGACCATGTTCAGTTACATCAACCTATATGGAAAATACCCACCTGGTCTTTTCGCAAGTCAGTGTAGAGAAGGGAAGCAAGGGCTTGCCTGTGATGCACAACCACCATCTCAAACGGCTAATCTCAATGATAATGGGATCACTATTTATTTACCATCATCTATCACATCCCTTCTTCTATTACatgcttttcttttcttcttcttcttccaactaATTTGA